A genomic window from Flavobacterium hankyongi includes:
- a CDS encoding lysoplasmalogenase: MSNYLKIFAGISVFYLVLLFIGQDEIAWYLKPFLLPFLILETYSSENFKTKNLLLSALIFSWIGDIILMFADKGELYFIFGLVSFLIAHIIFIVLFIKQEKETTTTNKLFWIGLIIVGIYLLGMLFLLFPSLGDLKIPVTVYAVTISTMLLMAVKGYFNWSKPYNQTVLLGALIFVSSDSILAINKFHSELPKSGFLIMTTYIVAQFLITKGILNLNKKN; the protein is encoded by the coding sequence ATGAGTAATTATTTAAAAATTTTCGCTGGAATAAGTGTGTTTTATCTTGTTCTATTATTTATTGGTCAAGATGAAATCGCTTGGTATTTAAAGCCCTTTTTACTTCCTTTCTTAATTTTAGAAACCTATTCATCAGAAAATTTCAAAACCAAAAACTTACTCCTTTCGGCATTGATTTTTTCATGGATTGGAGATATAATTTTAATGTTTGCAGATAAAGGTGAATTGTATTTTATCTTCGGTTTAGTTTCCTTCCTGATTGCCCATATTATATTCATTGTTCTATTCATAAAACAAGAAAAAGAAACAACTACTACAAACAAATTGTTTTGGATAGGATTGATTATAGTTGGAATCTATCTTCTTGGAATGTTGTTCCTACTCTTCCCAAGTCTAGGCGATTTAAAAATTCCTGTAACTGTTTATGCTGTTACCATATCAACCATGCTTTTAATGGCTGTAAAAGGTTATTTTAATTGGAGTAAACCTTACAATCAAACTGTTTTATTAGGTGCTCTAATTTTTGTTTCTTCAGATAGTATTTTGGCAATAAATAAATTCCACTCTGAACTACCAAAATCAGGGTTTTTAATAATGACAACGTATATTGTTGCTCAGTTTTTAATTACCAAAGGGATTTTAAATCTCAATAAAAAAAATTAA
- a CDS encoding heavy-metal-associated domain-containing protein, with the protein MKASVIVQNLKCGGCANTITSKLASIKGIQNIEVLIEESKVNFEYVSNDIVGTVKEILAKLGYPEEGTANSVAKKAKSYVSCAIGKIS; encoded by the coding sequence TAATTGTTCAAAATTTAAAGTGTGGAGGTTGTGCCAACACTATTACATCAAAATTAGCTAGTATTAAAGGGATTCAAAATATTGAAGTTTTAATTGAAGAGAGTAAAGTCAATTTTGAGTACGTTTCTAATGATATAGTAGGAACTGTAAAAGAAATACTCGCTAAATTAGGTTATCCTGAAGAAGGAACTGCAAATTCAGTGGCTAAAAAAGCAAAATCGTATGTAAGTTGTGCAATAGGAAAGATTAGTTAA